Proteins from one Nilaparvata lugens isolate BPH chromosome 10, ASM1435652v1, whole genome shotgun sequence genomic window:
- the LOC111050293 gene encoding LOW QUALITY PROTEIN: cytochrome P450 9e2 (The sequence of the model RefSeq protein was modified relative to this genomic sequence to represent the inferred CDS: deleted 1 base in 1 codon) — protein sequence MYIFVTAFLGAVILLLFYLKTSQKLNYFQERNFPYAKTSVHELLRKMVEFVLRLKSIDAVVQDIYDSGAGMKYFGQIGLHKNEIVIRDPDIIYNIMIKDFSYFMDRPFPVDEKNDPLSAHLFSLKGDRWRGLRYKLAPTFTTGKLRSMFKQLTESSDSITNYISSKPNTCLEVKQLSYCYILDVIASVAFGMKVEAHKYLDGEKSEFVEMSLRFFRMNNMRYFKFFMITFFKSFSKFIGLTLTEDDVKAFFFDLVKNIIKYREETGTKSNDFLQLLINMKEQDEENGGRVEEARKEMMKHEEEDKELFENLDTSKKGAQHFKITDTHLAANTFVFISGGSESTSTALTFALLEIACNPPVQQRMQEEIDSVLMDQELSFSAVNSMTYLNQVVLEVFRKHPPIALLNRLCVQDYKIPDTDHVIRKGDEIILPVSSIHNDPENFPNPEVFDPDRFLYPDSIRKGTYLPFGMGPRFCIAMRFAILSVKVLLVKIFMAYSIKISPKTIMPIKMKTEFFTKGIQGGLWIDFEARN from the exons atgtatattttcgtAACAGCGTTTTTGGGGGCTGTGATACTACTGCTTTTCTACTTGAAAACATCACAAAAACTGAACTACTTCCAAGAACGAAATTTCCCCTATGCAAAAACAAGTGTTCATGAACTTCTTAGGAAGATGGTTGAATTTGTTTTGCGATTGAAAAGTATTGATGCTGTGGTCCAAGATATCTATGATAGTGGCGCGGGTATGAAATATTTCGGCCAAATTGGACTACATAAGAACGAGATTGTGATTCGTGATCCCGACATAATTTACAATATAATGATAAAGGATTTCTCGTATTTTATGGACAGACCGTTTCCGGTGGATGAAAAAAACGATCCCCTGAGCGCTCATTTGTTCAGTTTGAAAGGCGACCGCTGGAGAGGTCTCAGATACAAACTTGCTCCCACATTTACAACGGGGAAATTACGAAGTATGTTCAAACAACTAACAGAAAGCTCAGATTCCATTACTAATTACATTTCCAGCAAACCTAATACATGTTTGGAAGTAAAACAGCTATCGTATTGTTACATTTTAGATGTGATTGCTTCGGTTGCTTTTGGTATGAAAGTGGAAGCCCACAAGTATTTAGACGGAGAAAAAAGCGAGTTTGTTGAAATGAGTTTGAGATTTTTCCGAATGAACAACATGAGATACTTCAAGTTTTTTAtgataacttttttcaaaagttttagTAAGTTTATTGGATTGACATTGACTGAGGATGACGTGAAGGCGTTCTTTTTCGATTTGGTCAAGAATATT ATCAAGTATCGTGAGGAGACTGGAACCAAGTCTAATGATTTTCTCCAGCTGTTGATAAACATGAAAGAGCAGGATGAGGAGAATGGTGGGAGGGTGGAAGAAGCGAGAAAGGAGATGATGAAACATGAAGAGGAGgataaagaattatttgaaaatttggataCAAGCAAGAAAGGAGCTCAACATTTCA aGATCACCGATACACACTTGGCAGCCAACACATTTGTGTTCATATCGGGAGGAAGTGAGTCGACATCGACAGCGCTCACGTTTGCACTTCTGGAAATCGCATGCAATCCGCCAGTGCAACAGAGAATGCAGGAGGAAATTGACAGTGTTCTAATGGACCAAGAGCTCAGTTTCTCTGCAGTCAACTCTATGACTTATTTGAACCAAGTTGTGTTAG AGGTTTTCCGTAAACATCCGCCCATCGCATTGCTGAACCGACTGTGTGTTCAGGACTATAAGATCCCAGACACAGATCACGTGATCAGGAAAGGTGATGAGATAATATTGCCAGTGTCGAGTATACACAATGATCCAGAAAACTTTCCTAATCCGGAAGTATTTGATCCAGACCGATTTTTGTATCCTGACTCTATCCGGAAAGGAACTTACCTTCCGTTCGGAATGGGACCTCGGTTTTGTATTG CTATGCGCTTTGCTATTCTTTCAGTGAAAGTGTTGCTTGTCAAGATATTTATGGCATACAGTATCAAAATAAGTCCAAAAACTATAATGCCTATAAAAATGAAGACAGAGTTTTTCACAAAAGGAATCCAGGGAGGACTGTGGATCGACTTTGAAGCAagaaattga